One segment of Eulemur rufifrons isolate Redbay chromosome 4, OSU_ERuf_1, whole genome shotgun sequence DNA contains the following:
- the POU4F1 gene encoding POU domain, class 4, transcription factor 1 codes for MMSMNSKQPHFAMHPTLPEHKYPSLHSSSEAIRRACLPTPPLQSNLFASLDETLLARAEALAAVDIAVSQGKSHPFKPDATYHTMNSVPCTSTSTVPLAHHHHHHHHHQALEPGDLLDHISSPSLALMAGAGGAGAAGGGGGAHDGPGGGGGPGGGGGPGGGGPGGGGGGGGPGGGGGGPGSGLLGGSAHPHPHMHGLGHLSHPAAAAAMNMPSGLPHPGLVAAAAHHGAAAAAAAAAAGQVAAASAAAAVVGAAGLASICDSDTDPRELEAFAERFKQRRIKLGVTQADVGSALANLKIPGVGSLSQSTICRFESLTLSHNNMIALKPILQAWLEEAEGAQREKMNKPELFNGGEKKRKRTSIAAPEKRSLEAYFAVQPRPSSEKIAAIAEKLDLKKNVVRVWFCNQRQKQKRMKFSATY; via the exons ATGATGTCCATGAACAGCAAGCAGCCTCACTTTGCCATGCATCCCACCCTCCCTGAGCACAAGTACCCGTCGCTGCACTCCAGCTCCGAGGCCATCCGGCGGGCCTGCCTGCCCACGCCGCCG CTGCAGAGCAACCTCTTCGCCAGCCTGGACGAGACGCTGCTGGCGCGGGCCGAGGCGCTGGCGGCCGTGGACATCGCCGTGTCCCAGGGCAAGAGCCATCCTTTCAAGCCGGACGCCACGTACCACACGATGAACAGCGTGCCGTGCACGTCCACGTCCACCGTGCCGCTGgcgcaccaccaccaccaccaccaccaccaccaagcgCTCGAGCCCGGCGATCTGCTGGACCACATCTCGTCGCCGTCGCTCGCGCTCATGGCcggcgcgggcggcgcgggcgcggcgggcggcggcggcggcgcccaCGACGGCCCCGGGGGCGGTGGCGGCCcggggggcggcggcggcccgggcggcggcggccccgggggcggcggtggtggtggtggcccggggggcggcggcggcggcccagGCAGCGGGCTGCTGGGGGGCTCGGCGCACCCGCACCCGCACATGCACGGCCTGGGCCACCTGTCGCACCCGGCGGCAGCGGCCGCCATGAACATGCCGTCCGGGCTGCCGCACCCCGGGCTGGTGGCGGCTGCAGCGCACCacggcgcggcggcggcggctgcggcggcggcggccgggcaggtggcggcggcgtcggcggctGCGGCCGTGGTGGGCGCAGCGGGCCTGGCGTCCATCTGCGACTCGGACACGGACCCGCGCGAGCTCGAGGCGTTCGCCGAGCGCTTCAAGCAGCGGCGCATCAAGCTGGGTGTGACGCAGGCCGACGTGGGCTCGGCGCTGGCCAACCTCAAGATCCCGGGCGTGGGCTCGCTCAGCCAGAGCACCATCTGCAGGTTCGAGTCGCTCACGCTCTCGCACAACAACATGATCGCGCTCAAGCCCATCCTGCAGGCGTGGCTCGAGGAGGCCGAGGGCGCGCAGCGCGAGAAAATGAACAAGCCCGAGCTCTTCAACGGCGGCGAGAAGAAGCGCAAGCGGACTTCCATCGCCGCGCCCGAGAAGCGCTCCCTCGAGGCCTACTTCGCTGTACAACCACGGCCCTCGTCCGAGAAGATCGCCGCCATCGCCGAGAAACTGGACCTCAAAAAGAACGTGGTGCGGGTGTGGTTTTGCAACCAGAGACAGAAGCAGAAGCGGATGAAATTCTCCGCCACTTATTGA